The Equus przewalskii isolate Varuska chromosome 8, EquPr2, whole genome shotgun sequence genome has a window encoding:
- the ZNF7 gene encoding zinc finger protein 7 isoform X3, whose translation MNKTSRGRYSSAVATWVPPHVSAREHLGLEVSRPGQVDARPPSLMEAVTFGDVAVHFSREEWQCLDPGQRALYKEVMLENHSSVAGLAGFLVFKPELISRLEQGQEPWVLDLQGAEGDEAARTSQTDSTIRTDSEQASEDTGVLSADSHAEMVRIPPQDVSLRPSIGDASESEVWSERKPGFLFQKNCLNTGAVAPRKASAKGGTQGHGELGSSGGLGCQPSESQGSAMEGTSRRCDVCGRSFRSTPDVALRQGISSQKKLTRCQECQKKLSDCLQGKHQGNCHREKPYECEECGKVFRLCSQLNQHQRIHTGEKPFKCIECGKAFRLSSKLIQHQRIHTGEKPYRCEECGKAFGQSSSLIHHQRVHTGERPYGCRECGKAFSQQSQLVRHQRTHTGERPYPCRECGKAFSQSSTLAQHQRMHAGEKPPAPRAPESPSLVAPQRILAAEKPFKCGECGKAFRWVSRLSQHQLTHTGEKPYKCNKCAKAFGCSSRLIRHQRTHTGEKPFKCDECGKGFVQGSHLIQHQRIHTGEKPYECSDCGKAFSQSSSLIYHQRIHKGEKPYECLECGKAFSMSTQLTIHQRVHTGERPYKCGECGKAFSQNSTLFQHQIIHAGVKPYGCSECGKAFSRSSYLIEHQRIHTRAQWYHEYGNTLEGSAPVSRRKVNTVKKLHKCNECEKIFRWRSHLIIHQRIHTGEKPYKCNECGKAFNRSSRLTQHQKTHVG comes from the exons ATGAACAAAACTTCGAGGGGCAGATACTCAAGTGCCGTAGCCACTTGGGTCCCACCTCATGTCTCTGCCAGAGAACATCTCGGGTTGGAG GTATCTCGGCCAGGACAAGTGGATGCCCGCCCACCGAGCCTCATG GAGGCCGTGACATTTGGTGACGTGGCCGTGCACTTCTCGAGGGAGGAGTGGCAGTGTCTGGATCCCGGCCAGAGGGCCCTCTACAAggaggtgatgctggagaacCACAGCAGCGTGGCCGGGCTAG CAGGATTCCTGGTCTTCAAGCCTGAGCTGATCTCCCGGCTGGAGCAGGGGCAGGAGCCATGGGTCCTCGACCTGCAGGGAGCAGAGGGGGACGAGGCAGCAAGGACCTCCCAGACAG ATTCCACGATTAGGACTGACAGTGAGCAGGCCTCTGAGGACACTGGTGTTCTAAGTGCAGATTCCCATGCAGAGATGGTCCGGATCCCCCCACAGGATGTTTCTCTGCGTCCTAGCATTGGAGACGCCTCTGAGTCTGAGGTCTGGTCAGAGCGTAAGCCAGGCTTCCTCTTCCAGAAAAACTGCTTGAACACAGGGGCTGTGGCCCCGAGAAAGGCCTCTGCCAAGGGGGGCACCCAGGGTCATGGCGAGCTGGGGAGCAGCGGCGGCCTGGGTTGTCAGCCCAGTGAGAGTCAGGGCAGTGCCATGGAAGGCACGTCCCGAAGATGCGACGTGTGTGGCAGGAGCTTCAGATCTACCCCTGATGTTGCTCTGCGTCAGGGAATTAGTTCACAGAAGAAACTTACCAGATGTCAGGAGTGCCAAAAAAAGTTATCTGATTGCTTACAGGGGAAACATCAAGGTAACTGCCATAGAGAGAAGCCATATGAATGTGAGGAATGTGGGAAAGTCTTCAGACTGTGCTCACAGCTTAATCAGCACCagagaatccacactggagagaaaccattcAAGTGCATTGAGTGTGGAAAAGCCTTTCGTCTGAGCTCAAAACTTATTCAGcatcaaagaattcatactggagagaagccgTACAGGTGCGAGGAGTGTGGAAAAGCCTTTGGTCAGAGCTCCAGCCTCATCCACCATCAGCGGGTGCACACGGGAGAGCGGCCCTATGGCTGCCGGGAGTGTGGGAAGGCTTTCAGCCAGCAGTCTCAGCTGGTCCGACACCAACGGACCCACACTGGGGAAAGGCCCTACCCATGCcgggaatgtgggaaggccttcagccAGAGCTCCACCCTCGCTCAGCACCAGCGGATGCACGCCGGGGAGAAGCCTCCAGCCCCACGAGCCCCAGAAAGCCCCAGCCTTGTCGCCCCTCAGAGAATCCTCGCTGCAGAGAAGCCGTTCAAGTGTGGTGAGTGTGGGAAGGCGTTCAGGTGGGTCTCTCGCCTCAGCCAGCATCAGCtgactcacactggagagaaaccttacaaGTGCAACAAGTGTGCAAAAGCCTTTGGTTGTAGCTCACGGCTCATTCGGCACCAGAGGAcacacactggagaaaaaccATTTAAGTGTGATGAGTGTGGGAAAGGCTTTGTCCAGGGCTCACACCTAATTCAGCACCAGAgaattcacacaggagagaagccctaCGAGTGCAGTgactgtgggaaagccttcagccagAGCTCCAGCCTCATTTACCATCAGAGGATCCACAAGGGGGAGAAGCCCTACGAGTGCCtcgaatgtgggaaggccttcagcaTGAGCACACAGCTCACCATACATCAGAGGGTGCACACTGGGGAGCGGCCCTACAAGTGTGGcgagtgtgggaaagccttcagtcagAACTCCACCCTCTTCCAGCACCAGATAATTCACGCTGGAGTGAAGCCCTATGGATGTAGCGAGTGCGGGAAAGCCTTCAGCCGGAGTTCGTATCTTATTGAGCACCAGAGAATACACACTCGAGCCCAGTGGTATCATGAATATGGGAATACCCTGGAAGGTTCTGCCCCCGTGAGCCGTAGAAAAGTTAAtactgtaaagaaactgcataaATGTAATGAGTGTGAGAAAATATTCAGATGGCGCTCGCATCTAATTATACATCAGAggattcacactggagagaaaccttataaatgtaatgaatgtggcaAAGCTTTTAATCGGAGCTCAAGGCTGACTCAGCATCAGAAAACTCACGTAGGATAG